The segment AAAGGGTGAGATGCCAGTTACTTTATCTTAATAGGTGTATTTTTGTCAAATAATGTTGAAGAAAAAATTCTGCACGGGACTACCACTGTAGGTATCAAGGCTAAAGACGGTGTCGTATTATGCGCTGATATGAGAGCAAGTGCAGGTTACTTTATTGCAAATAACAATACTATGAAAATCCAGAAAATTGACTTACATGCAGGTCTTACTTTGGCTGGAGGGGTTGCAGATGCACAAAATATTGTTGATATTCTTCGCTATCATTCTAATTTACACAGAGTTGAAAAACAAGGTCCGATTTCAATTCATTCTCTTGCAAGACTTTGCTCATTAATCTTCCATCAAAATAGAGGTTATCCATTCATGGCTGATATTTTGGTTGGTGGATATGATGCTGAAGGTCCTGCATTGTTTAACATCGATATGTTTGGATCAGTTGAAAAGAAATCATATGTTACAACCGGAAGCGGTTCTCCAGTAGCTTATGGTTTACTTGAAGAAGAATACCGAGATGACCTGACAATCGAGGAAGCAAAAAAAATAGCTCTACGAGCTGTTAAAGCAGCAATAGTTAGAAACATTGGTACAGGTGATGGAATCAACATCGCTGTAATGGATAAAGATGGATTCCGTCTTTTAACCGATGAACAAAAGAAAGCTGTTATCGAACTTTAGTGATTTAATGCAAAGAAAACAACAACAAAAAGAATTACCTCCTAGTAGCCAGAATATAATGGCAACCATACTGCAAAGTATTCCTAAAGAAGCAGGAGTTACAAAAATAGAATATGAGGGACCAAGAATTGCACTTTATACAAACTCACCACGTTATCTAATGGAAAATAATGAAACAATTTCCAATCTTGTTAATATCATTAAGAAAAGAATTGTAGTTAGAACTGATGAATCCATTAGAAAACCAGAAGATGAAGCTAGAAAAATTCTTGCAGATTGTGTTCCACCAGAAGCTAAACTAGAAGGTACTCTATTTGATACTGCAACAGGAGAAGTATCCGTTGAAGCAAAACGACCTTGGTTATTACAGAGAAATGCACAAGAATTCAATCATGCTGAAATTACTGAAAAAATAGGATGGAAATTACGTATTAGAAAAGCTACGACCATTCCTTCAAGGACAATTCAGACCATTAATGCAACTCTAAAACAGGCTTCAGCTGAGAGAAGTAAGCAACTCAAACAAGTCGGAGATGAAATCTTTAGACCAAGACTCTCTCAACGAACAGAAGTATCACTTTACACCCTTGGAGGATTTGGACAAGTAGGAAGATCTTCTCTTTTACTATCAACTCCTGAAAGTAAGATCCTCATTGATTGTGGAATTAACCCTGGCGCTCGTTCTCCAATGGATGCATATCCCAGATTAGATTCACTAAATCTCACTTTGGATGAACTTGATGCAGTAGTAATTGGACATGCACATTTGGATCATACCGGATTTTTGCCTGCTTTGTGTAAATATGGATACAAAGGTCCTATCTATTGTACTGAACCAACTTTACCTATGATGAATCTAATTCAGTTAGATGCAATCAAAGTAGCTGCAGCCCAAGGAAGAACTCCAATTTATTCTGAACGTGATGTTAAACAAATTATGAGACAAACTATTACTTTGCCCTATGGAACTGTAACTGATATCTCCCCTGATATCAAATTGGTTCTTGCAAATGCAGGCCATATTCTTGGTTCAGCTTTATGTCACTTTCATATTGGAAATGGTGATCACAATTTTGTTTATTCAGGTGATATTAAATTTGGAAAAAGTATATTGTTTGAAGCTGCAAGTTGGAATTTTCCAAGAGTTGAAACTCTGTTAATTGAAAGTACGTATGGACTTAAGGAAGATATTCAGCCAAGCAGACAAGAAGTTGAATCTGCTTTCATTAATGCAGTAAACAATACTCTTGCCGATGGAGGAAAAGTCTTGATTCCAATTCCTGCAGTTGGGCGTGCACAAGAAATTATGATGGTAATTGATCATTACATGAAATCCGGAGAAATGATTGAAGCTCCAGTATTTACAGAAGGAATGATCTCTGAAGCATCAGCAATACATGAGTCATATCCAGAATATCTTGCAAGAGAACTTAAACAAAAGATACTAGAGACAGATGATAATCCGTTTGATTCTGAATATTTTACCAATATTGAACATGCAGATGCTAGAGAAGAGCCAATGAGAGAAGATTCGCCATGTATTATTTTAGCAACATCAGGAATGTTAGAAGGAGGTCCAGTTTTAGAATACTTCAAAAATATTGCACCTGATAAGAAGAGCAAAGTCTTGTTTGTATCATATCAAGTTAATGGAACTATGGGAAGAAGAGTTCTTGATGGTTCTAAACAGGTCTCCATGTTAGGTAAAGAAGGTAAAGTTGAAGTAGTATCAGTAAATTGTAGTGTTGAAAAACTTGATGGTTTTAGTGGACATAGTGATTATAATCAACTAATGTCATTCGTTCAAAGACTTAGACCTAAACTTCGAAGAGTTTTGGTTAATCATGGTGAACGTAAAAAATCTGAAAATCTTGCAATGAATATTAGACGAATGTATAAAGTACCTGCACACTATCCGCAAATTCAAGAAGCAATAAAATTATTTTAGATCGTACTCTGGTTTCCAGATTTTAATACTTGATGGAGCAACAATTATTCTCTCCTCACCTAATCTTGCAATATCTGCATCAGCAGCTTTTGCAATAGAATACAATTCTTCAACTACTTTACGAAGTTGTTCCACATCTTTTTGGGCTAATGGAGTTACTCGTAGAATCAATATCATCTCTTTTTTGATGTCTTCTTTTATAGAATGAACATCGCTGATGTCTCTGATTGTAATTGCTTTGAGATATGTGGGATTTTCTTGTTTTTGCATCCTTGTTAAAAATGAGATCTACTTCCTCAAAAACTCTTCCTTAGTTAGAACTAATTTTAGAAAAAATTCACGCCTAAATTCTGTATTTTATGTAATACTCTTCTTCTACTTTTTCTGCTGAAATTTCTTCAGATATGTTATCTTTTTTTACAACAACAATTGATTGTTCGTTTTTTGGAGCGTCTGAATATCTTAATGTAACTGATGCTGCAAATTTTACATGCATTTTTGCATTTTTACCACGTAAAATTGAAACTGGTCCTACATGATCTTTAGCTTCAAGTAAAATATCATCAGGTAATGCAATTGCCTGAATCATTTCATTTTCATCCTTATTTCTTCCTACTACAAATTTCGTTTCTTCATCTAATCTGAAATGTCTTCCAATCTTTAACAAATCAATATCGTTAATCGTTGGTGTTTCAGTATGTGTAAACAAATCTTTAGCTTTAACACCAAATTGTGGATCAGTTAAAAGACAACCACCTCCAGCATTTGGTGGGTTTTCAATACCATATTGTTTTGCCATCTCTAATTGATTCCTTCTTGTTCTTCCTTTAATCATTCCAAGATTTTCTCTTTTGATCAACCCTTCTTTTTCTGGAATTGTTTCTGGTAACAATGCTGCTGATAATGGTCTGACAATTTTTCCAACTAATCCTGATTCTTTTTCAATAGTTCTTAACGCTGGTGCATGTTGACTCATTGGTCTTTGTCCTAAAACTTCTCCTGAAATAATAAACTCTGCACCAATTTCTTCCATGTGTTTTTTTGCTGCATCAAACATCATAGATCTGCAATCTACACATGGATTAAATCCTGCACCAATTCCATGTTTAGGATGCTTTAGCATTTCAATGTATTCATCGCCTAGATAAACAGTTTTTAAATTAACATTAAGATCATCAGCTCTTTCTCTAATTTCAAAACCACATCCTCGTCCACAATCAAAATCACAAAATGGAGTTTTAATTGCAACAGCTGATACTTCAAAACCTTGTTCTTGCATCATTCTTACTGCAAGTTGACTATCTAGTCCACCAGACAATAAAGCAACTACTTTCTTCTTCTCTTTTTCTTCAGTCACATTATTTGGGATCAAAATTCCATATACAAACTTTGCATCATACATAAATTGAGAAACAGCGATATTTTTGTGTGAAGCAGCGCAGAAAAAATCTACTAAGATATGCACAAAAAATAGGCTGTGATACACTGGTTACATTTGAGCCTGAAAACCTGTATTATCTGACTGGGTTTTGGGGTGAAGCAATAGGATTACTAGAAAAAAATGGTAAAACTACAATTATTGCTCCAGAACTAGAGGTAGGCAGAGCAAAAGATGAATCAGAAGATTGTGATGTAATTACTTCTGAACGAGGAATGGGGTTAATCTCATCATTGATTACAAAAATTAAAAAAAATGATGTTTGTACTGATTGCCAAAATTATTCTGTAATGATGTCATTAAAAAAATCAATTCCAAAAATAAAATCATCAACTGAACCATTTTACAGTGCACGGATAATCAAAGATGAAAATGAAATAAAAATTCTAAAAAAAGCTTCTAAAATCATTGATGAAATGTTTGAATTGTGTTCAAAAAAGATGAAAGTAGGTCAAAAAGAATCAGAACTACAAACAATTTTGATGACATATGCTATGGAGCAAGAAATGTTTGATACTGGCTACAAATCAACACTTAACCCTCTAATTATTGCTGGTGGACCAAATGGTGCATTACCTCATGCACAAGTTACACAAAGAAAATTCAAAAAAGGTGATCTAGTAGTAACAGATCTTACATTGCGATACAAAGGATATGTATCTGATGCAACAAGAACATTTGCAATTGGAAAAATACCTTCTCAAGCAAATGAAGCATATGAAATTGTTAAAGAATCTCAAATGCTTGGTTTAAAGTCTGTAAAACCAAATGTTGATTGTAAAGATGTTGAT is part of the Nitrosopumilus sp. genome and harbors:
- a CDS encoding Xaa-Pro peptidase family protein; translation: MKQRRKNLLRYAQKIGCDTLVTFEPENLYYLTGFWGEAIGLLEKNGKTTIIAPELEVGRAKDESEDCDVITSERGMGLISSLITKIKKNDVCTDCQNYSVMMSLKKSIPKIKSSTEPFYSARIIKDENEIKILKKASKIIDEMFELCSKKMKVGQKESELQTILMTYAMEQEMFDTGYKSTLNPLIIAGGPNGALPHAQVTQRKFKKGDLVVTDLTLRYKGYVSDATRTFAIGKIPSQANEAYEIVKESQMLGLKSVKPNVDCKDVDAACRKYIDEKKYGKYFIHSTGHGIGLEVHELPTISYRSDTKLKENMAITVEPGIYIENKFGIRIEDSLIVKDRPIIMHKFTKDLVTI
- the psmB gene encoding archaeal proteasome endopeptidase complex subunit beta, which translates into the protein MSNNVEEKILHGTTTVGIKAKDGVVLCADMRASAGYFIANNNTMKIQKIDLHAGLTLAGGVADAQNIVDILRYHSNLHRVEKQGPISIHSLARLCSLIFHQNRGYPFMADILVGGYDAEGPALFNIDMFGSVEKKSYVTTGSGSPVAYGLLEEEYRDDLTIEEAKKIALRAVKAAIVRNIGTGDGINIAVMDKDGFRLLTDEQKKAVIEL
- the sepF gene encoding cell division protein SepF, which encodes MQKQENPTYLKAITIRDISDVHSIKEDIKKEMILILRVTPLAQKDVEQLRKVVEELYSIAKAADADIARLGEERIIVAPSSIKIWKPEYDLK
- a CDS encoding beta-CASP ribonuclease aCPSF1; translated protein: MQRKQQQKELPPSSQNIMATILQSIPKEAGVTKIEYEGPRIALYTNSPRYLMENNETISNLVNIIKKRIVVRTDESIRKPEDEARKILADCVPPEAKLEGTLFDTATGEVSVEAKRPWLLQRNAQEFNHAEITEKIGWKLRIRKATTIPSRTIQTINATLKQASAERSKQLKQVGDEIFRPRLSQRTEVSLYTLGGFGQVGRSSLLLSTPESKILIDCGINPGARSPMDAYPRLDSLNLTLDELDAVVIGHAHLDHTGFLPALCKYGYKGPIYCTEPTLPMMNLIQLDAIKVAAAQGRTPIYSERDVKQIMRQTITLPYGTVTDISPDIKLVLANAGHILGSALCHFHIGNGDHNFVYSGDIKFGKSILFEAASWNFPRVETLLIESTYGLKEDIQPSRQEVESAFINAVNNTLADGGKVLIPIPAVGRAQEIMMVIDHYMKSGEMIEAPVFTEGMISEASAIHESYPEYLARELKQKILETDDNPFDSEYFTNIEHADAREEPMREDSPCIILATSGMLEGGPVLEYFKNIAPDKKSKVLFVSYQVNGTMGRRVLDGSKQVSMLGKEGKVEVVSVNCSVEKLDGFSGHSDYNQLMSFVQRLRPKLRRVLVNHGERKKSENLAMNIRRMYKVPAHYPQIQEAIKLF
- a CDS encoding tRNA (5-methylaminomethyl-2-thiouridylate)-methyltransferase, giving the protein MYDAKFVYGILIPNNVTEEKEKKKVVALLSGGLDSQLAVRMMQEQGFEVSAVAIKTPFCDFDCGRGCGFEIRERADDLNVNLKTVYLGDEYIEMLKHPKHGIGAGFNPCVDCRSMMFDAAKKHMEEIGAEFIISGEVLGQRPMSQHAPALRTIEKESGLVGKIVRPLSAALLPETIPEKEGLIKRENLGMIKGRTRRNQLEMAKQYGIENPPNAGGGCLLTDPQFGVKAKDLFTHTETPTINDIDLLKIGRHFRLDEETKFVVGRNKDENEMIQAIALPDDILLEAKDHVGPVSILRGKNAKMHVKFAASVTLRYSDAPKNEQSIVVVKKDNISEEISAEKVEEEYYIKYRI